Proteins encoded by one window of Culicoides brevitarsis isolate CSIRO-B50_1 chromosome 2, AGI_CSIRO_Cbre_v1, whole genome shotgun sequence:
- the LOC134829127 gene encoding leucine-rich repeat-containing protein 70-like yields the protein MKLFLLTCFCLIRISFQNATISYDCLSMNSEHCSLTNINFNKTEETLIFNSNIREEVFRVTVSKSSISVLTSDFCKSFRNTEIFKLQSIALEKINENALESCEKLSNFDAMKNYLRYLDEKTFKSNKNLEYLFLSTNKLRCLPVKIFHGLKNLKELYLSYNNLRFLHPETFSGLTDLRLLSLQSNELLEFDASEVVRHLSKLNTIHLKYNEIKCSEFQEILKVLREKNLTFDRTLTQNDCEPDEEYELRNSCMMKFEKNEKSKSRKLTKNSVLIAIFYVKILILQKN from the coding sequence atgaagctTTTTTTACTCACCTGCTTCTGTTTGATCCGAATTTCGTTTCAAAACGCAACCATCAGCTACGATTGTCTTTCAATGAATTCCGAACATTGCTCTTTAACCAATATCAACTTTAACAAAACCGAAGAAACGCTAATTTTCAACTCAAATATCAGAGAAGAAGTCTTCCGAGTCACTGTTTCCAAGTCATCAATTTCCGTTTTAACGTCTGACTTTTGCAAATCCTTCCGGAACacggaaatatttaaattacaatcgattgctttggaaaaaatcaacgaaaatgCCTTGGAatcatgtgaaaaattaagcaatttcGACGCAATGAAGAATTATTTGCGatatttggatgaaaaaaccttcaaatcaaacaaaaatctcgAATATTTGTTCCTCAGCACGAACAAATTGCGATGTTTGCccgtaaaaattttccatggactcaaaaatttaaaagaacttTACTTGTCGTATAataatttacgttttttacaTCCTGAAACATTTTCCGGGCTCACGGATCTTCGTCTTTTATCGCTGCAAAGCAACGAATTACTCGAGTTTGACGCGTCGGAAGTCGTGCGTCACTTATCGAAACTCAACACGATTCATTTGAAGTACAACGAGATCAAATGCAGCGAAtttcaggaaattttaaaagttttaagggagaaaaatttaacttttgacaGAACTTTAACGCAAAATGACTGCGAACCTGACGAGGAATACGAATTAAGAAATTCTTGcatgatgaaatttgaaaaaaatgaaaaaagtaaaagccgaaaattaacaaaaaattcggtTTTAATAgcgattttttatgtgaaaattctaattctacagaaaaactaa
- the LOC134831421 gene encoding Y+L amino acid transporter 2-like produces the protein MENEALTKRKSTGSLKENDVAPQEEEEIGLKAKMTLMNGVTVIVGSIIGSGIFISPTGVLMNTGSVNMALIVWVISGLFSMVGAYCYAELGTMIKKSGADYAYLMETFGPFMAFIRLWIECMIVRPCSQAIVALTFSVYVLKPFFPDCQPPDDAARLLAFCCICILTFVNCWDVKWATAVQDVFTYAKLLALFIIIGAGLYFLFTGHTQYFTFDNTKHEITSLALSFYSGLFAYNGWNYLNFIIEELQDPVRNLPRAIAISCTLVTVVYFFTNVAFYTILSPVEVLGSEAVAVTFADRCFGMFAWTIPVFVALSTFGAVNGILLTSSRLFYAGACEGQMPEILTMIQIQRLTPTPAVLIMALLSFLYLMSSNIFALINYVGFATWLSIGAAVLCLPWLRWRQPDLERPIKVNLLFPIFYLLATLFVVIVPMIASPVETGYGCLMILSSIPVYVVFIAWKSKPRWFNNMLSCVTSFLQKVLMVLGKSNKPAQV, from the coding sequence atggaaaacgAAGCCCTGACAAAACGCAAGTCCACGGGGAGTCTCAAGGAAAATGACGTCGCGCCacaggaagaagaagaaatcggGCTGAAGGCAAAAATGACGCTCATGAACGGCGTCACAGTTATTGTTGGGTCCATCATTGGTTCAGGAATCTTCATTTCGCCCACAGGAGTCCTCATGAACACAGGCAGCGTTAATATGGCATTGATAGTTTGGGTCATCTCGGGCCTTTTTTCGATGGTAGGAGCTTATTGTTACGCCGAGCTGGGTacaatgatcaaaaaatcggGCGCAGATTACGCTTACCTCATGGAAACGTTCGGACCGTTCATGGCTTTCATCCGTTTGTGGATCGAATGTATGATTGTGAGGCCCTGTTCGCAAGCAATTGTCGCCCTGACCTTTTCCGTGTACGTTTTGAAGCCATTTTTCCCGGATTGTCAACCCCCGGATGATGCAGCGAGACTTTTGGCGTTCTGTTGCATTTGCATCCTGACTTTTGTGAATTGCTGGGATGTCAAATGGGCGACGGCGGTACAAGATGTCTTCACATATGCCAAACTTTTGGCgttatttatcatcattgGAGCTGGATTGTACTTTTTGTTCACGGGACACACGCAATATTTCACGTTTGACAATACGAAACACGAAATTACGTCGTTGGCGTTGTCTTTTTATTCGGGACTTTTCGCCTATAACGGATGGAATTACTTGAATTTCATAATTGAAGAGTTACAGGATCCCGTGAGGAACTTACCGAGAGCGATTGCCATCTCCTGTACACTTGTGACGGTCGTTTATTTCTTCACAAATGTCGCTTTTTACACGATTTTGTCGCCCGTGGAGGTTTTGGGGTCCGAAGCTGTGGCAGTTACCTTCGCCGATCGCTGTTTCGGGATGTTTGCGTGGACCATTCCCGTTTTTGTCGCTCTTTCAACCTTTGGAGCGGTCAATGGAATTCTCCTAACATCATCGCGATTATTTTACGCAGGTGCCTGTGAAGGACAAATGCCCGAAATTTTGACGATGATTCAAATTCAACGACTTACCCCGACGCCAGCGGTTCTCATCATGGCTCTCCTATCCTTCCTTTATTTGATGTCTTCGAATATTTTCGCGCTAATTAATTACGTTGGATTCGCGACTTGGTTGAGCATTGGAGCTGCTGTCCTGTGCTTGCCTTGGCTAAGATGGAGACAACCCGATCTCGAAAGACCCATCAAAGTTAATTTGCTGTTTCCGATCTTTTATTTGCTGGCGACGCTTTTTGTCGTGATTGTGCCGATGATTGCGTCGCCAGTTGAGACGGGATACGGATGTCTCATGATATTGTCGAGTATTCCAGTTTATGTGGTTTTTATCGCGTGGAAGAGTAAACCGAGATGGTTCAATAATATGCTGAGTTGTGTGACGTCGTTCTTGCAAAAGGTGTTGATGGTTTTGGGGAAGTCAAATAAACCGGCACAAGTTTAA